Proteins from a genomic interval of Rhodococcoides fascians A25f:
- a CDS encoding Hsp70 family protein — MMAGWMLSVDFGTSNTAAAHADNGSDAAEVVPLTHQGNLMPSAVFVESPHSIEVGDVAINRAQTNPAAFVPSPKRVIGQEVLNVNGYDIPSALPAAAVLHAVITAATAIRRGVPPNRLILTHPEAWSPREIDILLDAAARVGYPRDRVATVSEPRAAAHYYSRSSAMPPGTEIAVFDFGGGTLDVAVLRATEHSFEVIAARGDNTLGGKSLDSRLRRWVDEQLLDRNPELLDFIRRSAPMHVARSLEDSIRRAKELLSSTPSASVTVAGNGQQETLYITRDEFDELIADDVERAVQLTRQTLVDAGIAVGNRLSALYLTGGSSRVPIVHDRLAALGPIATLDDPKTVVAQGALIATAHRSAAQDTAPTPTPTPAATPVADTASSSGARRKPAARTVVASTIAAVVVIAALIAGYIVFGSDRDSSSTADTGGTTTASGAAAFASDVDAIRSALPSALNSAVEKCVNSDFTDTGGLIASCTLVSPSTFDPLFESSYGPAHTFTSYVDIKQVKRQLAGIRDYPLAPGDTVIDGAASGSKIVYGKGYSASTSTAEYFDPGTGLSARFSNFTTDDNALEFLRAIGLL; from the coding sequence ATGATGGCCGGTTGGATGCTCAGCGTCGACTTCGGTACGTCCAATACCGCTGCCGCACATGCCGACAACGGCTCGGACGCGGCGGAGGTAGTGCCCCTGACGCACCAGGGAAACCTGATGCCGTCGGCGGTGTTCGTCGAGTCCCCGCACTCGATCGAAGTCGGCGACGTGGCGATCAACCGAGCACAGACCAACCCCGCGGCCTTCGTTCCGTCGCCCAAGCGCGTCATCGGCCAAGAGGTGCTCAACGTCAACGGCTACGACATTCCGTCGGCACTGCCCGCAGCCGCAGTACTGCACGCCGTCATCACGGCCGCGACAGCAATCCGGCGCGGAGTTCCACCGAACCGATTGATACTCACGCATCCGGAAGCGTGGTCGCCCCGCGAGATCGACATACTTCTCGACGCGGCCGCCCGAGTCGGCTACCCGCGCGACAGGGTAGCGACCGTATCCGAGCCCCGAGCAGCGGCGCACTATTACTCGAGATCGAGCGCGATGCCGCCAGGAACCGAGATCGCAGTGTTCGACTTCGGGGGCGGCACACTCGATGTCGCCGTCCTGCGAGCCACCGAGCACTCGTTCGAGGTGATCGCCGCGCGCGGCGACAACACGTTGGGCGGGAAGTCCTTGGACTCGAGGTTGCGCCGTTGGGTGGACGAACAACTACTCGACCGCAACCCCGAATTGCTCGACTTCATTCGACGCAGTGCGCCCATGCACGTGGCCCGCAGCCTCGAGGACTCCATTCGGCGGGCCAAGGAGCTGCTGTCGTCGACCCCATCGGCGTCGGTGACCGTTGCAGGCAACGGGCAGCAGGAAACGCTGTACATCACCCGCGACGAGTTCGACGAACTCATCGCCGACGATGTGGAGCGGGCAGTGCAGCTGACTCGTCAGACCTTGGTCGACGCCGGGATTGCCGTCGGGAACCGCCTCTCTGCGCTGTACCTCACCGGCGGGTCGTCACGGGTGCCGATAGTGCACGACCGGCTCGCTGCGCTCGGCCCTATCGCCACTCTCGACGACCCCAAAACCGTTGTCGCGCAGGGCGCATTGATCGCCACCGCGCATCGGTCCGCAGCCCAGGACACCGCACCGACCCCGACGCCGACCCCCGCCGCCACGCCGGTCGCCGACACTGCATCGTCCTCGGGTGCACGGAGAAAGCCCGCAGCCCGCACCGTCGTCGCCTCGACAATCGCAGCGGTGGTGGTCATCGCAGCCCTGATCGCCGGGTACATCGTCTTCGGCAGCGATCGAGACAGCTCGAGTACAGCGGATACCGGCGGAACCACGACCGCGAGCGGGGCCGCCGCATTCGCGTCGGATGTCGATGCCATCCGCTCGGCACTACCGAGCGCGCTGAACAGTGCGGTCGAGAAGTGCGTCAACTCCGACTTCACCGATACCGGCGGACTGATCGCATCCTGCACGCTGGTTTCACCGAGCACGTTCGACCCGTTGTTCGAGTCCAGCTACGGACCCGCACACACCTTCACCTCGTATGTCGACATCAAACAGGTCAAGCGCCAACTCGCAGGCATTCGCGACTATCCCCTGGCCCCCGGCGACACGGTAATCGACGGCGCAGCAAGCGGTTCCAAGATCGTCTACGGCAAGGGGTACAGCGCCTCCACGAGTACGGCAGAGTATTTCGACCCCGGCACCGGCCTGTCCGCACGGTTCTCGAACTTCACCACCGACGACAACGCGCTCGAATTTCTGCGGGCAATCGGTCTGCTCTGA
- a CDS encoding C39 family peptidase: MNEHFDFTDTSADHDAASGTDTDDYSDSVDHSLGDTLAAPSMPTMPSMDYVESPSAVSAPEMPDMPSMTPDSAPGVPDPSVPDLSDPPAESPSPAVVPEPNTDPEPALVPEPTDVPPPAPEPVDVPPPADGAPVPEDGSYGTPTAWTADWFYQEVDGYCGPSSIAQVVSEYTGLNITDPQQLVDRALELGLFPNNDPSMGMTSADMEILMEDQGVPCHLESSSMQDLEAKLSEGYGVIAMVDSGEIWYPGTETYEDDTPDHALVVAGIDEDRGVVILSDPGNPDGNQFEISIDEFDNAWADSDHEMLVADDTDPDLADTTSVDPGLAALAPKLWALIPLT; encoded by the coding sequence ATGAACGAGCACTTCGATTTCACCGACACCTCCGCGGACCACGACGCGGCATCGGGCACGGACACCGACGACTACTCGGACAGCGTCGACCATTCCCTCGGCGACACCCTGGCAGCACCGTCGATGCCCACGATGCCCTCGATGGACTACGTCGAATCGCCGAGCGCGGTGTCGGCACCCGAAATGCCCGACATGCCGTCGATGACCCCGGATTCCGCGCCAGGAGTTCCCGACCCTTCGGTACCGGACCTGAGCGACCCGCCGGCCGAATCACCCTCGCCTGCAGTGGTTCCCGAGCCGAACACCGATCCCGAGCCGGCACTCGTGCCCGAGCCGACCGACGTCCCGCCTCCTGCCCCCGAGCCCGTGGACGTTCCGCCGCCCGCGGACGGCGCTCCGGTGCCCGAGGACGGTTCCTACGGCACCCCGACGGCATGGACGGCAGATTGGTTCTATCAGGAGGTCGACGGTTACTGCGGGCCGTCGTCGATTGCGCAGGTGGTCTCCGAGTACACCGGACTGAACATCACCGACCCCCAGCAGTTGGTCGACCGAGCCCTCGAGCTCGGCCTGTTTCCCAACAACGATCCGTCCATGGGTATGACGTCCGCCGACATGGAGATCCTGATGGAAGATCAAGGAGTTCCGTGTCATCTGGAGAGCAGTTCGATGCAGGATCTCGAGGCGAAGCTGTCCGAAGGGTACGGCGTCATCGCCATGGTCGACTCGGGTGAAATCTGGTACCCCGGTACCGAGACCTACGAGGACGACACTCCCGATCACGCATTGGTCGTCGCCGGCATCGACGAGGATCGCGGCGTGGTGATCTTGTCCGACCCCGGCAATCCGGACGGCAACCAGTTCGAGATCTCCATCGACGAGTTCGACAACGCCTGGGCAGACTCCGATCACGAGATGCTGGTGGCGGACGACACCGATCCGGATCTCGCCGACACCACTTCGGTCGATCCCGGCCTCGCTGCCCTGGCCCCCAAACTGTGGGCCCTCATCCCGCTGACCTGA
- a CDS encoding RNA polymerase sigma factor, with translation MNDSALLALCREGDSAAFGELVGRHRTHAWAVCLQITGNRHDAEDALQDTLTSAWQNLHRFRGDAKFSTWLHRIAANASLSLIRRRKEVLDYSPEGIELPDLSSPTADRVADVDAVRSALAQLPEDFREAIVLREFADLSYSEIAAHQRVGIQTVKSRISRGRAQLVALLTPAAG, from the coding sequence ATGAACGACAGTGCTTTGTTGGCCTTGTGCCGCGAGGGCGACAGTGCTGCGTTCGGCGAGCTGGTCGGTCGACATCGCACTCACGCCTGGGCAGTCTGCCTGCAGATCACCGGAAATCGGCACGACGCCGAGGACGCCCTACAGGACACTCTCACCTCGGCTTGGCAGAATCTCCACCGATTCCGCGGTGATGCCAAATTCAGCACGTGGCTGCATCGCATCGCTGCCAACGCATCGCTCTCGTTGATCCGTCGACGCAAGGAAGTCCTCGACTACTCGCCTGAGGGGATCGAACTGCCCGACCTGTCGTCCCCCACGGCCGACCGGGTAGCAGACGTGGACGCAGTTCGATCTGCCCTGGCTCAGCTCCCGGAGGACTTCCGCGAGGCAATCGTGCTTCGAGAGTTCGCCGATCTGTCGTATTCGGAGATAGCCGCCCACCAGCGGGTCGGGATTCAGACGGTCAAGAGCCGGATCAGCAGGGGGCGAGCACAGTTGGTGGCTCTACTCACGCCGGCAGCGGGCTGA
- the tsaE gene encoding tRNA (adenosine(37)-N6)-threonylcarbamoyltransferase complex ATPase subunit type 1 TsaE, giving the protein MSDVLLTLPVDAELVTAADTAEFGARLANVLVAGDLVILDGPLGAGKTAMTKGIAAGLGVQGRVTSPTFVIAREHRPGPRPHGLPPVALVHVDAYRLGMTGQSALDELDALDLDTDLTDAVVVVEWGEGLVEKLTDGHVSIRLTRDPESDVRRVSARRVGDVPVSPLPA; this is encoded by the coding sequence TTGTCTGACGTGCTGTTGACACTGCCGGTGGATGCCGAGTTGGTCACTGCTGCAGACACTGCCGAGTTCGGCGCACGGTTGGCGAACGTTCTGGTGGCGGGTGATCTGGTGATTCTCGACGGTCCGTTGGGCGCAGGGAAGACCGCGATGACCAAAGGTATTGCCGCAGGTCTCGGCGTGCAGGGGCGGGTGACGTCACCGACCTTCGTCATTGCCCGTGAGCATCGGCCCGGGCCGCGGCCGCATGGTTTACCGCCGGTTGCGCTCGTGCACGTCGATGCCTACCGGCTCGGGATGACCGGACAATCGGCACTCGACGAACTCGACGCTCTGGACCTGGATACCGACCTCACCGATGCGGTGGTCGTGGTCGAGTGGGGCGAGGGTTTGGTCGAAAAACTGACGGACGGACACGTCTCGATTCGGTTGACACGCGATCCGGAGTCTGATGTCCGACGCGTGAGCGCTCGCCGTGTCGGCGATGTGCCGGTCAGCCCGCTGCCGGCGTGA
- a CDS encoding alpha/beta fold hydrolase, which yields MLGLLESIAIVVRETAFRSNKDPLATENLDLMDADRGSIVTADDGVPLAVREVGPTDAELTVIFVHGYCLRTSSWHFQRRALEQQWGSTVRMVFYDQRGHGRSGVPSPDSCTIGQLGLDLDAVIRSVVPKGRIVLVGHSMGGMSILSMARQRSDVLRQRVIGAVLISTTAAGLAQSGVGRSLQNPAVDAFRLAVRTSPGVVQFGRGAVRALISPILRAASYGTRVSPRLVAFSQSMIDDTSVVTIVNFLETLELHDESEALVEFENIPVSVVCGDEDWIIPFASSEALAQALPRSETVRVRQGGHLVQLEFPEQVNGAILRLVARASEAAGKKRRWGVV from the coding sequence ATGCTCGGATTGCTGGAGAGTATTGCAATTGTGGTGCGCGAGACGGCGTTCCGATCGAACAAGGACCCGCTGGCCACCGAAAATCTCGATCTCATGGACGCGGACCGCGGCAGTATCGTCACCGCGGACGACGGTGTGCCACTGGCGGTGCGCGAAGTCGGCCCGACCGACGCCGAGCTGACCGTGATCTTCGTGCACGGCTACTGTCTGCGTACGTCGTCCTGGCATTTCCAACGTCGTGCACTCGAACAGCAATGGGGTTCGACGGTCCGCATGGTCTTCTACGACCAGCGCGGCCACGGTCGCTCGGGCGTGCCGAGCCCGGACAGCTGCACCATCGGCCAGCTTGGCCTGGATCTGGACGCGGTGATTCGCTCGGTCGTGCCCAAGGGGCGCATCGTCCTGGTCGGTCACTCGATGGGCGGTATGTCGATCCTGTCCATGGCACGGCAACGGTCGGACGTGCTGCGCCAGCGAGTCATAGGCGCGGTGCTGATCTCGACGACCGCTGCCGGTCTCGCGCAATCCGGAGTCGGTCGTAGTCTGCAGAATCCGGCGGTCGACGCGTTTCGCCTCGCGGTACGGACCTCGCCCGGCGTCGTTCAGTTCGGCCGTGGTGCCGTGCGCGCACTCATCTCACCGATATTGCGTGCGGCGTCCTACGGAACCAGGGTGTCCCCGCGTCTGGTGGCATTCTCTCAATCGATGATCGACGACACCTCGGTTGTCACGATCGTCAATTTTCTCGAAACACTCGAGTTGCACGACGAGTCCGAGGCTCTCGTGGAATTCGAGAACATTCCGGTATCGGTGGTGTGTGGCGACGAGGATTGGATCATCCCGTTCGCCAGTTCCGAGGCGCTGGCGCAGGCCCTGCCGCGTTCGGAGACGGTGCGCGTCCGACAGGGCGGTCATCTGGTTCAGCTCGAATTTCCCGAACAGGTCAACGGTGCGATTCTGCGCCTCGTGGCGCGAGCGTCGGAAGCCGCAGGCAAGAAGCGGCGGTGGGGCGTTGTCTGA
- the alr gene encoding alanine racemase, producing MALSNVVSIGCGDERTGSGAVASVDLDAVAHNVRVLQQFAGDAAVMAVLKADGYNHGAIEVAHAAVAAGAQEIGVTTIGEALELRAAGIRVPVLAWLHRTDSDYDAAITAQVGIGVSTAAQLDAVVAAARRVGRAADLSLKIDTGLNRNGVAEADLDVVLDATAAAVAEGAVHLVGMFSHLACSDEPEHPANDAQAQRLRDAVSRATRRGTPPAVVHLSNSAATLTRPDLGFDMVRPGIALYGLSPVPQLGKFGLRPVMTLSAQVANIKKVSKGESVSYGYTWTAQTDTVVALIALGYADGVVRSLSGRFEVTIAGRRFPSVGRVCMDQFVVDLGGDGSGVAVGDEALLFGPGDRGEAHAQDWADALETISYEVVTGIRGRVRRQFVGARSGEATE from the coding sequence ATGGCACTATCGAATGTTGTGAGTATCGGCTGCGGTGACGAGAGGACAGGTTCGGGCGCGGTGGCGTCCGTCGACCTCGACGCAGTGGCCCACAACGTACGCGTCTTGCAACAGTTCGCCGGCGACGCTGCCGTGATGGCGGTGCTCAAGGCCGACGGGTACAACCACGGTGCCATCGAGGTCGCACACGCCGCGGTGGCAGCAGGCGCGCAGGAGATCGGCGTCACCACGATCGGCGAGGCTCTCGAACTCCGCGCAGCGGGAATCCGCGTACCTGTGCTGGCATGGCTGCATCGAACGGATTCCGATTACGATGCCGCGATCACCGCACAGGTGGGGATCGGGGTGTCCACGGCAGCCCAGCTCGACGCCGTGGTGGCAGCAGCGCGCAGAGTCGGCCGCGCCGCAGACCTCTCGCTCAAGATCGATACCGGGCTCAATCGCAACGGGGTCGCGGAGGCAGATCTCGATGTCGTCCTCGACGCGACGGCGGCCGCCGTCGCGGAGGGAGCCGTGCACTTGGTCGGCATGTTCTCGCACCTCGCGTGCTCCGACGAACCCGAGCACCCGGCCAACGACGCCCAAGCTCAGCGGCTTCGCGACGCAGTGAGTCGCGCCACCCGGCGCGGAACGCCTCCCGCCGTCGTACATCTGTCCAACTCGGCGGCCACGTTGACCAGGCCCGATCTCGGTTTCGACATGGTCCGTCCGGGTATTGCTCTCTACGGTTTGTCGCCCGTGCCGCAGTTGGGAAAGTTCGGTTTGCGGCCGGTGATGACCCTGTCGGCGCAGGTGGCGAACATCAAGAAGGTGAGCAAAGGTGAATCGGTGTCGTACGGATACACCTGGACCGCTCAGACCGACACCGTGGTCGCGCTCATCGCTCTCGGATATGCCGACGGCGTCGTCCGCAGTCTCAGTGGGCGGTTCGAGGTGACGATCGCAGGTCGGCGTTTCCCTTCGGTGGGACGAGTGTGCATGGACCAATTCGTCGTCGACCTCGGCGGCGACGGCTCGGGTGTCGCGGTCGGCGACGAGGCGCTACTCTTCGGGCCAGGGGACAGGGGAGAGGCGCACGCCCAGGATTGGGCAGATGCGCTCGAAACGATCAGCTACGAGGTCGTCACCGGCATTCGTGGACGTGTTCGACGACAGTTCGTCGGCGCGCGCTCAGGGGAGGCGACGGAATAG
- a CDS encoding NAD(P)H-hydrate dehydratase, which translates to MRAYYTPEQIRNAEAPLLNSLPNGVLMRRAAYGLATVVAAELAARTGGVAGRRVTILVGTGDNGGDGLWAGAYLRRRGVSVSALLLDPARAHAEGLEALRSSGGRVVTQCGPADVVIDAIVGISGRGPLRPDAAAVVAQITAPIVSVDVPSGVDAETGAAPGPAVTADVTVTFGARKPVHVLAVPRCGRVELVDIGLTLPAPVMASFEPADVGNVWPIPTASDDKYSQGVVGILAGSATFPGAALLCVGAAVAATSGMVRYVGSAGAEVVSHHPEVVAAPDLDVAGRVQAWVVGPGFGTDEPSAETVRRVLESDLPVVVDANALTILAGNAQWVTGRTAPTLLTPHAGEFARLTGSDPGPDRVGAVRDLAARWGVTVLLKGRATIIADADGTTFVSDAGGSAASTAGSGDVLSGILGALLASGMSPSTAAACGAKVHALAAARAAHGSGGEFAAPVSASPLCASISDAIRTVRSLTDGSR; encoded by the coding sequence ATGCGCGCCTATTACACACCCGAGCAGATACGGAATGCGGAAGCGCCGCTGCTGAATTCCTTGCCGAACGGCGTTCTCATGCGTCGCGCCGCCTATGGCTTGGCCACTGTGGTGGCAGCCGAGCTCGCGGCGCGCACGGGCGGCGTCGCGGGTCGGCGCGTGACGATTCTGGTGGGCACGGGTGACAACGGTGGCGACGGTCTGTGGGCCGGGGCATATCTGCGTCGACGGGGCGTCTCGGTGTCCGCACTGCTTCTCGATCCGGCACGTGCGCATGCCGAAGGGCTGGAGGCCCTGCGCTCGTCGGGCGGACGGGTGGTGACGCAGTGCGGACCGGCCGACGTCGTGATCGACGCCATCGTGGGGATTTCCGGTAGAGGTCCACTGCGGCCCGACGCAGCTGCGGTCGTCGCGCAGATCACCGCACCGATCGTGTCGGTGGACGTACCCAGTGGTGTGGACGCCGAGACCGGTGCTGCGCCGGGTCCGGCGGTGACGGCCGATGTGACGGTGACGTTCGGCGCGCGCAAGCCCGTCCACGTTCTTGCCGTACCTCGTTGTGGCCGAGTCGAACTGGTCGACATCGGGCTGACGCTTCCGGCTCCGGTGATGGCGTCGTTCGAGCCGGCCGACGTCGGGAACGTCTGGCCGATACCCACCGCCTCGGACGACAAATATTCGCAGGGCGTGGTGGGAATCCTGGCCGGCAGCGCGACATTCCCTGGTGCCGCACTGCTCTGTGTCGGTGCGGCCGTCGCGGCCACCTCCGGAATGGTCCGCTACGTGGGAAGCGCGGGTGCAGAGGTCGTTTCGCATCATCCGGAGGTGGTGGCCGCCCCAGATCTCGACGTGGCCGGCAGAGTTCAGGCGTGGGTGGTCGGTCCGGGCTTCGGTACCGACGAGCCCTCGGCGGAGACAGTGCGCCGGGTGCTGGAATCGGATCTGCCGGTCGTCGTCGATGCGAATGCGCTGACGATCCTCGCAGGCAACGCACAGTGGGTGACCGGGCGCACCGCACCGACCCTGCTGACCCCGCACGCCGGAGAATTCGCACGCCTGACCGGGTCGGACCCGGGCCCCGACCGCGTGGGAGCGGTGCGCGATCTTGCCGCACGTTGGGGTGTGACCGTGCTGCTCAAGGGACGCGCAACGATCATCGCCGATGCCGACGGGACCACCTTCGTCAGCGACGCCGGGGGATCGGCCGCATCGACCGCCGGATCCGGCGACGTTCTCTCCGGCATCCTCGGGGCCTTGCTCGCCTCGGGAATGTCGCCCTCCACCGCTGCGGCCTGCGGGGCAAAGGTCCACGCTCTCGCCGCAGCCCGCGCGGCACATGGATCGGGCGGGGAGTTCGCGGCGCCCGTATCGGCGAGCCCACTGTGCGCGTCCATCTCGGACGCGATCCGTACCGTGCGCTCGCTCACAGACGGATCGAGATAG
- a CDS encoding cupredoxin domain-containing protein has translation MTSRGGGTAAFTLTVLLPIVVGATGCTEDPSTLTVDESIADVTVQVAGMAYSPTSVTIDVGQSVAWHFADRGVGHNVVGLGTASTLLHSPVLGYGDYVQTFDEPGTYRYYCTLHPQMKGAVVVR, from the coding sequence ATGACATCTCGCGGCGGTGGAACGGCAGCGTTCACGCTCACGGTCCTGCTCCCGATCGTTGTCGGGGCGACCGGCTGCACCGAGGACCCGTCGACGCTGACGGTGGACGAATCGATCGCCGACGTCACCGTGCAGGTGGCCGGAATGGCCTACTCTCCTACGTCTGTCACGATCGACGTCGGCCAGAGTGTGGCGTGGCATTTCGCCGATCGCGGCGTCGGACACAACGTGGTCGGTCTCGGAACGGCCTCGACCCTCCTGCACAGCCCCGTGCTCGGATACGGCGACTACGTGCAAACTTTCGACGAGCCCGGCACCTACCGCTACTACTGCACCCTCCATCCGCAGATGAAGGGTGCAGTGGTCGTCAGATGA
- the glmS gene encoding glutamine--fructose-6-phosphate transaminase (isomerizing), which yields MCGIVGYVGHRPALGVVVEALRRMEYRGYDSAGIAILDGAGATAVERKAGRLANLEAELDDIGTDTFVGTTGMGHTRWATHGRPTDRNAHPHRDASGTVAVVHNGIIENFGPLRAELEAVGVEFLSDTDTEVAVHLVSRAYADGPTAGNFVASAKAVLRRLEGAFTLVFTHSDHADTIVAARRSTPLVLGVGDGEMFLGSDVAAFIEHTRDAVELGQDQVVVITADGYDISDFEGNEAQGRPFRIDWDLAAAEKGGHDYFMLKEIQEQPAAVADTLLGHFDNGRIVLDEQRLSDQELRDVDKVFVVACGSAYHSGLLAKYAIEHWTRLPVEVELASEFRYRDPVLDRSTLVVAISQSGETADTLEAVRHAKDQKARVLAVCNTNGSQIPREADAVLYTRAGPEIGVASTKAFLAQVTANYLVGLALAQARGTKYPDEVAREFAELEAMPELVQRVLETVEPVRALARELSTATTILFLGRHVGYPVALEGALKLKELAYMHAEGFAAGELKHGPIALIEDGVPVIIVMPSPKGRAVLHSKMLSNIREIQARGARTVVIAEEGDEAVRPFADNLIEIPAASTLLQPLLSTIPLQVFAAEVAQARGYDVDKPRNLAKSVTVE from the coding sequence ATGTGCGGAATCGTGGGTTATGTCGGCCACCGCCCAGCTCTGGGTGTGGTGGTCGAAGCGCTTCGGCGTATGGAATATCGGGGCTACGACTCTGCGGGTATCGCAATTCTCGACGGAGCGGGAGCCACCGCCGTCGAGCGCAAAGCGGGTCGGCTGGCGAATCTCGAAGCCGAATTGGACGACATCGGTACCGATACGTTCGTCGGTACCACCGGGATGGGACACACCCGGTGGGCGACGCACGGCCGACCCACCGACCGCAACGCCCACCCTCACCGGGATGCGTCGGGCACCGTCGCGGTGGTGCACAACGGCATCATCGAGAACTTCGGCCCGCTTCGGGCCGAGTTGGAGGCTGTCGGGGTCGAGTTCCTGTCCGATACCGACACCGAGGTCGCAGTGCACCTCGTGTCGCGGGCCTACGCAGACGGTCCGACCGCGGGCAACTTCGTGGCCAGCGCCAAAGCTGTCCTGCGTCGACTCGAGGGTGCGTTCACCCTCGTGTTCACTCATTCCGATCACGCCGACACGATCGTTGCCGCACGCCGGTCCACGCCGCTGGTGTTGGGCGTGGGCGACGGCGAGATGTTCCTCGGTTCCGATGTCGCGGCGTTCATCGAGCACACGCGCGACGCCGTCGAACTCGGCCAGGATCAGGTTGTCGTGATCACTGCAGACGGATACGACATCAGTGATTTCGAGGGCAACGAGGCGCAGGGGCGCCCGTTCCGAATCGACTGGGATCTGGCGGCCGCCGAGAAGGGTGGTCACGACTACTTCATGCTCAAGGAGATCCAGGAGCAGCCGGCCGCCGTGGCGGATACGTTGCTCGGCCACTTCGACAACGGTCGGATTGTGCTCGACGAACAGCGGTTGTCCGATCAGGAGCTGCGCGACGTCGACAAGGTGTTCGTCGTGGCCTGCGGCAGCGCGTACCACTCGGGTCTGCTCGCCAAGTACGCGATCGAGCACTGGACCAGGCTGCCGGTCGAGGTGGAACTGGCCAGCGAATTCCGCTACCGCGACCCGGTCCTGGATCGATCGACCCTGGTCGTGGCCATCTCGCAGTCGGGCGAGACCGCAGACACCCTCGAAGCCGTGCGGCACGCCAAGGATCAGAAGGCGCGCGTCCTCGCCGTCTGCAACACCAATGGGTCACAGATTCCTCGTGAGGCCGACGCCGTCCTCTACACCCGGGCAGGCCCGGAGATCGGCGTCGCGTCGACCAAGGCATTCCTCGCCCAGGTGACAGCGAACTACCTGGTCGGCCTCGCTCTGGCACAGGCACGCGGCACCAAGTACCCCGACGAGGTCGCCCGCGAATTCGCCGAACTCGAAGCCATGCCCGAGTTGGTGCAGCGAGTTCTCGAGACGGTCGAGCCGGTCCGGGCGCTCGCCCGAGAGCTGTCGACCGCGACGACCATTCTCTTCCTCGGTCGACACGTCGGGTACCCGGTTGCGCTCGAAGGCGCGCTCAAGCTCAAGGAGCTCGCGTACATGCACGCGGAAGGCTTCGCGGCGGGCGAGCTCAAGCACGGACCGATCGCGCTGATCGAGGACGGTGTCCCGGTGATCATCGTGATGCCCTCGCCCAAGGGCCGCGCGGTGCTGCACTCGAAGATGTTGAGCAACATTCGGGAAATCCAGGCGCGTGGTGCGCGGACCGTCGTCATCGCCGAGGAAGGCGACGAGGCAGTGCGGCCGTTCGCCGACAACCTGATCGAGATACCGGCCGCTTCGACGCTGTTGCAGCCGTTGCTGTCGACCATCCCACTGCAGGTGTTCGCTGCCGAGGTCGCCCAGGCGCGGGGCTACGACGTGGACAAGCCGCGCAATCTGGCCAAGTCCGTCACCGTCGAGTAG
- a CDS encoding dienelactone hydrolase family protein gives MAKPKKLASALSKRGPHKVLRGNLALAGQPGVVYTPAEGFGLPGVAFAHGWLLRPSHYTDTLKHLASWGIVVAAPDTERGLVPSHRGLATDLGTVLDIMTGVRLGPGNISVHPEKLATAGHAMGAGTAVLAASRRSDIKAVAALFPAPTAPSSEDAAAGLTVPGLVVGDNSNADSLNDNSLALAQAWHGPSVLRRIDGSTADGFVEGRRMLRSLGINSSDRKTQQRTRAVLTAFLLFHLTGDSDYEELAGSAGEIDGTRAVDPHAPLDAQPKPKASASIKALLGRG, from the coding sequence GTGGCGAAACCGAAGAAGCTGGCATCTGCTCTCTCCAAGCGCGGCCCGCACAAGGTGCTGCGAGGCAACCTTGCCCTCGCCGGACAACCCGGCGTCGTCTACACCCCGGCCGAGGGCTTCGGCCTGCCCGGCGTGGCCTTCGCACACGGCTGGCTGCTCCGACCCAGCCACTACACCGACACACTGAAGCACTTGGCGTCCTGGGGCATCGTCGTGGCGGCACCGGACACCGAGCGTGGCCTCGTGCCCTCGCACCGCGGACTCGCCACCGACCTGGGCACTGTGCTCGACATCATGACCGGCGTGCGATTGGGTCCAGGCAACATCAGCGTGCATCCGGAGAAGCTCGCCACAGCCGGCCATGCGATGGGTGCCGGGACTGCCGTTCTCGCAGCCTCTCGGCGATCGGACATCAAGGCCGTCGCTGCACTGTTCCCGGCACCGACGGCACCGTCGTCCGAGGACGCCGCCGCCGGCCTTACCGTCCCCGGGCTCGTCGTCGGCGACAACTCGAACGCCGATTCCCTCAACGACAATTCACTCGCGCTCGCCCAGGCCTGGCACGGACCATCCGTCCTCCGCCGAATCGACGGCTCGACGGCAGACGGATTCGTCGAAGGCCGGCGAATGCTCCGCTCACTGGGAATCAACAGCTCCGACCGCAAGACCCAGCAGCGCACCCGGGCCGTGCTGACCGCATTTCTGCTGTTCCACCTCACGGGCGACTCCGACTACGAGGAGCTGGCCGGATCGGCAGGTGAGATCGACGGAACCAGAGCGGTCGATCCGCACGCGCCGCTCGACGCCCAGCCCAAGCCCAAGGCATCCGCGTCGATCAAGGCTCTTCTCGGCCGAGGCTGA